The genomic DNA AACTCTCTTGATCACCCCGATGCAAGATTGATGGAATCAAGCCAGTCTGAGCCGTTTTACAAGTTTTATCTAAGCGCAATTCGGTCAGTGCCTGCTAGCATTGCGGCTCAATTTCTTTTTCTGATTCCTGTGTTTGGTGTCGGTGGCGCTTATCTATTTCTGGGCGAGCGTTTTACCCCGGT from Leptolyngbya ohadii IS1 includes the following:
- a CDS encoding EamA family transporter, with protein sequence MESSQSEPFYKFYLSAIRSVPASIAAQFLFLIPVFGVGGAYLFLGERFTPVQGIGMTITIAAVSQISRLRSGHE